CCTCAGAGCTGAGTTAGTGGGAAAAATACTCTTCCTCAGTAGTTCTTTTAACCCTTTGTGAGGAAAACTAAAAACACTGAAGGAAGGTGTTTGGTGTTTAAGAGGAGGGGAGATATCAGACTAACACCAACCCTGATACACGGAGGCTTTTAACATGATTGGTAATGATCACATTCACTCGCATGAGTATACAGTATTCAGTTTTCCAGAACAGTTTGCCTTCAGTTTTTCATCAGATAAACTCTAATGGTGTCCTTCCCCTTCATCCTTTTAAGGCTTCTATTGTGGCTGAGGCCTATGACTTTGTTCCTGATTGGGCTGAAATTCTATACCAACAAGTGATTCTTAAAGGAGACTTTAACTACCTGGAAGAATTTAAGCAACAAAGGTTATTGAGATCCAGTATATTTGAAGAGATTTCAATAAAGTAAGTATTAAAATGCCTCTGCTTTGAGCTGAGGCATGGGCAAGAATTTTATGGCTAAGTATAACATGCCTATAGGTACCCTTCTGCTTGAGGTGGCAAAGAGATGTCAAAGAGATGTCAAGAATCCCCAGGAGGGGATCTTTTTAACAGATTTATGCCAAAAATCCCCAGAAAGaagggatctttttaaaaaatttatgcagATGAATGAGAGTAGTTGGCTTATAGTGCTCTGTACTTAAAATGGGAAGCCAGCTACTCAGCTTGCCTGAGATGCCAAAAACTAAACATCAGGGTACTGGAGTACTGAATTTATTCTAATTAAGGTGAGCATTTAGAtactcatttttaatgaaataatttcaatgtTTATCAAATACGTCTAATTAATAATAGTCTGAGATAATTTCCCAGACTCAAGCTCCCTCTCCTTACAGGTTGTGGTATGTGTCAGATGACAGTCCTTGCTCAAGATACAGTATCTTAACCTGTACATTCCTGTATTTCTTTGTCTAGATGTAAACATCATCAGCCTACTGACTTGGTTGTGAAAAATCTGAAGAAGTTATTCACGTATTGTGAAGATGTCTACTTATATTACAAGCTGGCatatgaacacaaattttgtgACGTTGTAAATGTGCTTCTGAAGGACCCTCAGACAGGTTGCTGTCTAAAGGATATGCTAGCAGGTTAGATGGATTCAGCTGACATGAATGGTTACTCCCAAGGATACACAAACTGTGTTATTTTGCACTGTAATCAGGTACTGACAGGTGATTGTGACCAGAGAAGAGTAACGCATTGGGGATCTTTGATGTGTGATTGTAAAACCCCAGGAATGACCGTAGCAGTCCTTCGTGAATAGTGggtaaagaatgagaaaatttccataaagaaattcccatttaaaaatgatgttcatctataccattttatatagATATTGGTATTAAGCTCAAAAGCTCCAGCTTCCTCAGGATAGAGCCTGCTTTAGGAAATGATAACAATATTTAGTAAAGAATACCTGTGCCTGCAGATTCCAGTTTCAAAggaatttaatattatttacacAGTTAAGGAACAGATGATACATTTCCATTTGTTAGAAACTGATCTCTAtagtaaaatagattttttaattcagtgtatGTCATTATTACTGCTAAGGGAATCTTAGCCCTTTTCTGCCTAAAACAATCTGTATTGGCTGTAATTATTGCTGTGTAGTCACTGCTTTCTGTTAATTCCTCAAATCATTTAGATGGTCCTATCTTCCACTTGGCGGTCTACAGAGCTTTGATTGATGCTCCTAGTTCCTAGATaagagaaatttgaaatattttttgctCTGTCCCCACTTTTGAGTCTGTGATGGTTTCAAAAAGACTCCAACCACAGATATGGTTAAACTgcttaagagaaaatatatagTAGAGAAGAATCACCCAGTCCATGCTTACAGCCATAACCTGAGTTATAAGCTCAATTACTCCAAATAAATAATAGTTCTTCTAGGTACTTAATTAGGCCTTAGTATCTAAACAAccaaatttcccccaaataaataagagaaaggcAGCTCTATGCCTTTGTTGCTCTAGGGTGACACTATTAAGAACCTGACagatcatttctgttttaaagctACATCCACTCATCAAGTACTTATTAAGCTTTGTAAGTACAGAGAGAACTCTAGTCCCAAGAGCTTTTGTTCTATACTCTCCAAAAATATCTCTTGGGAGGTAACACAAAATTTAAGTCCTCACAATAGTGACTTTATTAAATTAGTTGCTTTATAAAACATTGCAGATGTCATAATTGTTAACATAACAATTTACCAAACTGTAGTTAACTGGTGCAGTTTGCTGAGCATGTtttataaaggaaaggaaatgccaAAACCCTGTTAAAGTTGTTCCATTGCAGCCTAGGAGAACAAAGGAGATTTGTTTCTCAGACACTTAAATCAGGCAAGTAGAACAGGTAAAGAGCTTCCCTCCCCCATCTGAAGCACTCCATCAGCAGAATAGTCTGATAAATAGAAACTAGACAGTCTGTGCATTCAAGAGATTCCACAACTTGCAATGCAATAATGGAAAGGTTTACCTTCTTCAGCTTCGAAGTTGGAGGGTTTtggtcatttaatttttaagtatcaaACTAGtgcttttcagcttttcagcCGCCGTATCTTCACTCTGAGATAAGCAGTCTTCTTcacaatgtatttttaacatcCTCACGCTCAATTTTAAGACAAAGCAATTTTAATACTAGGTGCACACCACACGCCCTTGCTGCAGACTGCTTTTCTTGACAAGTTATGAAGTAGTTCAAGGAGGTATGGTTAAGGCTGTATTACTGAAATGGTGCTGGTAAATACTACACAATTTTTTTTGTCATGTTGCAACCTTTGTTTCCAATTTAGTGACTGCTGCTATGGAATCAGATAGCAACAATGACACCATTATTaggcttgttttttgttttttttttaactatgattTAGTAGCAACAGAGGTTCCCAATTTTAACCCCTTGGCAGCAAGATCCAAGTTCCCTCATTCGCACATTAGCACCTAAGTGTCGAGGGGTTAAATAACCAGCACAAAAGATACTGCACTTCTGATTGTAGCATTTGGcagaactgaaagaaaaggaagttgtgCTACATGTTGAAGGGATTGTGGGCAACAGAAAGAAGACACCGGGAGAAGATAAAATGTCACATGAAGTCTTCATAGTCTTGTACATATCCTCCATCATAACCACCATAATCTGCCAGATCGTCTTTCATGGTGGCCTTTAATCCCCCTCCAGGAACTacacctttcttcttctttttggctTTGCTTTGCTGAAGATAAAACAAGAGTTAATTCATGAGACTTATCTACCATGGGCATCTTATTTGGTATAGCAACCCTCACCAAGACACCAAAGCTTCTGGTCCCAGAAAAACCTTAGCTCTCTAGAGGGGAATTTCCCCAAAGCTAACTCAGGGCAACTTCTACTATTAATTCAGGGAAGAACATGAACATGTTCATAAACAAAAGGACGGTAATGGCACTCACACGGCTGTCCTAGTCCAATATAAATGGTACTGGTGAATTACTTGACTTCTGTCCAGTTTCTTAGGTCAGACTCCTACTACGCTTGTTGAGAATATTATGCCTACACCTTAATCCTCGTGTAATACACATTTCCCACACAGCTTGCTCTTACCTTTTCTTGCTTCTGTTTTTCACTGCAAAGCACAGTCAATGAATTGGTAATCTTTTTCAAGTCATCTATTTccactaagaaggaaaaaaaactaatttttaagcaTTCTGGGGAatacataaaagcaaaatatacatttttccagTGTTATGAGAAATCTAGTTTGTCCAACATTAATTTCAATAACTTTGAAAAGGCTTTCTCTTGTTTAACATAACATGGTAGAGACTCATTCATTTCTATGGCTAGGCTTGCTAATGAGAACTGTTTAAAGTAAAATGGCAAACTCAGCAacaaaaatttaactttataatGACCTGTAATCACCTAGACACCACTGCTCAACCACAGAGAAACTGGAAGTGTCTTTATAGCTCACAATGCTCCCTTTTTCCTTATCCAGTCTAAACACGCAGAGAATAACCATCATGAGTTATGGAAATAACACATCCTTGATGCTCAGTGAGGACTGTGTGAATGAACATGGAATGACAATTCTTAAACCTCCCCATCCCTTGGGGTCTCCATTTTAGCACAGGAACGAGAATAAAAATCGTAGGTATCTCAGAAATCTACGTGCCCTACCAGGAAACGAAGCCTGTTTAGTGGacaacacataaaaatacaaagctgGAAACAGATATGAATGAGATTTTAGCTACCAAAAAAAGCACTCAGTTTTGGTTAAAGAGCAccttcaagaaaaggaaaaatagcatatggaaaataaaataccaaCTATGTATATCACTGATCAAATCAGAACCCCTAGTTTAGCAataatttctcaaagaaaaacccaatttaaaattcattgtgtagaatttttttccctcaatctTAAAAACAGTAAATACTAGCAAAACCAACCCCTTCCACCTTAATGCTATGCCACCCCTGGTTGTCACTCTCACATACCCTGCTCCTGAAATGTATGACTCTTCTCAGGGCATGAAACTAAACCCACGGACTCAGAATGGGTGCCGAGCAACTTGCACCTCGTCACAGGcttccttgtttataaaatgaacagaCACTCGCTGTGGTCTCActcagctctaaaattctgtaTGCTCAGAAatcattttccccctaaaatacTTCCCTAGTCTCTTTCAATACATAATTAGATAAAGGAAGAAGTTGGTGTTTTATTAGCTGTTGTGCCAACAAACACAGATGTCTCTTTGGGAAGCCGTTGTAAAAAAACATTTAGAAGGCAGcctcaaaaaccaaaaacaaacccaggacatatttcacagaactagaacaaatcataataaaatttatacattaaaaaaaaaaacaaaaacaaaaccactcaaACTCACTGTATATTTGCACAACAACACTCCCAAGATAACTGCTAAAAAGCAAATCCTAAATATATTCTagcaccccctgccccgccccaagTCAATCTCCATCCTCATGTGTATGACATGCCCTTACTAAAAGCCATCCACAGGGGCAAAAGATTAGAATTACTTACATGAAATACACACATCTCGAACTAAGGCTTCCAAAAAACTGGCATAGTATAGTGACTTTTCATATtgtgtaattttatcttttagtaACTTTCCAAACTCTGTGAAGTCATCTCTTGAAGATGGGTTCATAGCATCTATTCCATAAACTGTATTATTAACACCTGTAGGAGAAAGGGAACACTGAAAACatcagtaagattttttttaaatttataaaccaaTTAGCTATCTGAATAACcctgttatttcattttaaagcagAGGTTCTTGATCTGGATCCACTGAAATACTTGGACAAAAATTCAAGTGATCGGTACATAACTGCTGTATCATAGcttatttcagtattttgatACTTATTTCAATATAACAAGTTTCCTCCGTAAGCAAAATCctgtgtattttatgtatttaagaagGGGCCCAAAGACTTCCCAGACTGCCAAAGGAGTCCCTGGTGCAAAAGGGATGCTCTTAAAGCATTTGTCCAAGAACAGTCCACAGTAAAGCTGAGACAGAAGAATCAAAGTAAATAAAGATGGTTCCTGTGAAAGTTTCCAGCTAACTAACTCCAGAAGCTAAGCACAGATAAACCATGTGTTAAACCCCCCAGGGGTAAACCATGTATTAAATCCCAATAGAAAACTTTATCTGACCTAAAAGGATTCTAGGCTGCGACACTGTGCTTCCATATACTCCTAAATAGTCAAGTAAATCAGTTGTTAACAGTATTATTAATTCAGTGTTTTAGTATGAGAAACACAACATTAAAACCCTACTAACCAGGAAGCAGGGGAGGTGGTgtgaggtatagctcagtagcagagtgcatgcttagcactcatgaggttctaggttcaatccctactacctccataaaaataataagtaaataaacctaattaaccccccaaaaATCCTATTAACCAAATGATGACTGTACGAATatatgtttttgccttttaagtGTAACTGGTGTCCTATCTTAGAATTTATGGGTACCACATAAGTCTTTCTCTTTAATAAACACATGGGTGGCTTCTACCATCCTATGAAGACAGGATAATGGCCAAGTGCCCTCTTTAATGAGGTAAGTGCAGTTAGGACAATGCCAAGCCCATGCCAGTTCACCAGTGACTCTTCAGACTCCAGAGACCCACCCACGAAAGATAAGGTCACATTTCCAATGGAAAAGAGAATGGACGGTCACTACAGTCAGCCTGCCTGatccattttaaagaagaggaagtggggagaatcAAGATAACTAGGTCTTTCTTGGCTCTAGGTTTCATTTCAAAGTTATTTAACTGTTTCAACAAGACACTCTATTCTGAAAAGTACTCAGGAAGTAATAACAACAAACTTGGTTAAATGAAGTGAGagtttttaaactatttctctGACCATGTTTCTCACTTTACTCCCTGTGCCATGTTAACTCTCCCCCTGGAACACTATGAACTTAACCACTTACAGAATCCTGAACATATCTTTTATCTCATGTACTGAGCACAGCTGCAGGCATGGCATACAGAAATGGAAGCCCTCTAAAGACAGGACATAGTGAAGGCTAAGAAGAGGTACCAAAAGAAATGACACTGAGCACATGAAGGCACAACCAAAGCTGAATGCCCCATGGGACCAGCATGCTACTGTCTTAAGTCCTGCCCAGACTTCAGACCACAAGACACGGTACACTCAGTTCAATATTGAAATCTCAAAGCTATAGACTTCACATTTCACCCAAATTTCACCCAGCTGATAAATATACTTATTTGGGTCCAATGACTTTTTATGTTAATAATCTTTTATATGATACTCAAAATGTAATTATCAAAAAGCTGAACATCTCACTCTACCTTAAGTAATGAAATCtcaaatataaagatattaaaaactgCTTTCTAATATCTAGATTAGCCAGTATCagatttcttcaaagaagatgttttttgaattttcataACCCTTAAGACTTTTTCACAATATTTACTTGGAACTTCAATACCACACTGTAATCACAACCCCACTTACCAAAAGTTTCCTTTGCTAATTCAAGGTCTGACTCCTCCTGTAACTTTTTTAGCCGCAGTTTATCTGCTAACTGTTCTTCCGGTGTTAGCACTTTAGGTTCTTCAGGTTCTTCTAACTAAAATCAgacagaaagttttatttttttattttattattattttttaacattttttattgatttataa
This is a stretch of genomic DNA from Camelus ferus isolate YT-003-E chromosome 6, BCGSAC_Cfer_1.0, whole genome shotgun sequence. It encodes these proteins:
- the EIF3J gene encoding eukaryotic translation initiation factor 3 subunit J produces the protein MAAAAAAAAAAAGDSDSWDADTFSVEDPVRKVGGGGTASGDRWEGEDEDEDVKDNWDDDDDEKKEEAEVKPEVKISEKKKIAEKIKEKERQQKKRQEEIKKRLEEPEEPKVLTPEEQLADKLRLKKLQEESDLELAKETFGVNNTVYGIDAMNPSSRDDFTEFGKLLKDKITQYEKSLYYASFLEALVRDVCISLEIDDLKKITNSLTVLCSEKQKQEKQSKAKKKKKGVVPGGGLKATMKDDLADYGGYDGGYVQDYEDFM